One genomic window of Melanotaenia boesemani isolate fMelBoe1 chromosome 20, fMelBoe1.pri, whole genome shotgun sequence includes the following:
- the itpk1b gene encoding inositol-tetrakisphosphate 1-kinase, giving the protein MQTFLKGRKVGYWLSEKKMKKLNFQAFADLCRKRGIEVVQLDLSQPLEDQGPLDVIIHKLTDLILEADQNDSQAVLLVQRVQDYIDAHPETIVLDPLPAIRTLLDRCKSYQLVHRIESCMQDERICSPPFMVLNTECTPDVLEQIKRQGLTFPFICKTRVAHGTNSHEMAIIFSEEDLKDVKPPCVIQSFINHNAVLYKVFVVGDSYTVVERPSLKNFPAGPADRKAIFFNSHNVSKPESSSDLTSRENVEGVSQPPNEDVIRELSRSLRQALGVSLFGIDVIINNQTGQHAIIDINAFPGYEGVPEFFNDLLNHISSVLQSHNPDFAPTTEQSKGLPVSTTVPSAAPPAPGCCSSMRGKEMQRLGCNSAMSPNFQQHCVSTIATKASSQ; this is encoded by the exons CTGGACCTCAGCCAACCTCTGGAGGACCAGGGTCCCCTGGATGTCATCAtccacaaactgactgacctcATCCTGGAAGCTGACCAGAATGATTCTCAAGCTGTTCTTTTGGTGCAAAGAGTACAG gaCTACATTGATGCCCATCCTGAGACTATCGTCCTTGACCCACTTCCAGCCATTCGAACACTGCTGGATCGCTGCAAGTCCTACCAGCTTGTCCACAGAATAGAAAGCTGTATGCAAG ATGAGAGGATTTGCTCTCCTCCATTCATGGTCCTTAACACGGAGTGCACCCCAGATGTGCTGGAGCAGATCAAGAGGCAAGGACTCACATTCCCCTTCA TTTGCAAAACACGAGTGGCTCATGGCACCAACTCCCATGAG ATGGCTATTATCTTCAGTGAAGAGGACCTGAAGGATGTGAAGCCTCCGTGCGTGATCCAGAGCTTCATCAACCACAATGCAGTGCTCTATAAGGTGTTTGTGGTGGGAGACTCCTACACTGTGGTGGAGAGACCATCCCTGAAGAACTTCCCTGCCGGACCTGCAG ACAGGAAAGCCATTTTCTTCAACAGCCACaatgtttccaaaccagaaTCGTCTTCAGATTTAACATCG cGAGAGAATGTAGAGGGAGTGTCTCAGCCACCAAACGAGGATGTCATCAGAGAGTTGTCCAGGTCACTGCGACAGGCGCTGGGAGTGTCTCTGTTTGGCATCGACGTGATCATCAACAACCAAACAGGCCAACATGCTATCATTGACATCAATGCATTCCCTG GTTATGAGGGTGTCCCAGAATTTTTCAACGATCTGCTGAACCACATAAGCAGTGTGCTCCAGAGCCACAACCCTGACTTTGCACCTACCACCGAGCAGTCCAAAGGCCTGCCGGTGAGCACCACAGTACCCAGCGCCGCCCCGCCGGCCCCAGGCTGCTGCAGCAGTATGCGGGGAAAAGAGATGCAGAGATTGGGGTGCAACTCGGCCATGTCCCCcaacttccagcagcactgTGTCTCCACAATAGCTACCAAGGCTTCCTCCCAGTGA
- the plk4 gene encoding serine/threonine-protein kinase PLK4 isoform X3: protein MSVSIGDKIEDFKVLTLLGKGSFACVYRAKSVKTGLEVAIKTIDKKAMHKAGMVQRVTNEVEIHCRLKHPSILELYNYFEDSNYVYLVLEMCHNGEMSRYLKERKMAFSEDEARHFMHQIVKGMLYLHTHGILHRDLTLSNLLLTSNMNIKIADFGLATQLKLPNEKHFTMCGTPNYISPEVATRSAHGLESDVWSLGCMFYAFLMGYPPFDTDTVKHTLSKVVLGEYEMPTHVSHEAQDLIHQLLQKDPTQRPSLSAVLDHPFMTQNLLLRTKELGLGDDGSIDSGIATISTACTSSTSASSSTRLQRRTKHMIGSALPNRMTHVPSLPRQLSSACFEDGEQWHQQHPQDRFHREGRSREAPAGESGLPHSRFLRRAHSSDRCSSAAPGQISSHTELGRCHSEETLAEVGRPVFPMSFTQHPFTEHGKLPSPPVKQSASSGNLAAERTHPPNLKIPDLEGVSNWLNNEEVTQLKGFSLSGSGQRPTESSTHSSGSSFHSGRGPLGVHNSWTDKPMGRGVNLYHSQHLLHHQFPSNPDSYRENIPGAEFQPPHNRDSKLLSSKTSTDKPQKTLRDIVPPLCASRLKPIRQKTKNAVVSILDTGEVCMELLKNQNGQERVKEVLRISCDGSMVTIYQPNDGKGFPVLDCPPAPPEDILICSFEDLPEKYWKKYQYASKFVQLVKSKTPKVTLYTKYAKVMLMENSPNADLEVCFYDGAKTHKTSELVRVEKSGKSYTVKGEVGLSGLSPESRLYVELSNEGHNMCLSLEAAIAAEEQRSTKKVPFFPITIGRRPATSDSPSLSSTPSQQMISYNGSDFTSASLSKKCSPVRQDLVQTSGKVVKSIFVPNVGWASQLTNGEVWVQFNDGSQLVVQAGVSCITYTSPDGRITRYKENEKLPEHVKEKLHCLSTILGLLANPTTHHLQTH from the exons ATGAGTGTTTCAATCGGCGACAAAATTGAG GATTTTAAGGTTCTCACCCTCCTTGGTAAAGGCTCCTTTGCATGTGTTTACCGGGCCAAATCGGTCAAGACTGGCTTGGAGGTTGCTATCAAAACG ATAGACAAAAAAGCAATGCATAAAGCTGGGATGGTCCAGCGAGTGACAAACGAGGTGGAGATTCACTGCCGGCTGAAACATCCTTCAATCCTTGAG CTCTACAACTACTTTGAGGACAGCAATTATGTATATTTGGTGCTGGAGATGTGCCACAATGGAGAGATGAGTCGGTATCTTAAAGAACGAAAGATGGCGTTCTCTGAGGATGAAG CAAGACATTTCATGCATCAAATAGTGAAAGGAATGCTGTATTTACATACTCATGGCATCTTGCACCGAGATCTGACTTTGTCAAATCTCCTGCTGACCAGCAACATGAACATTAAGATTGCAGACTTTGGCCTGGCCACTCAGCTCAAACTACCAAATGAAAAGCACTTCACCATGTGTGGGACACCCAACTACATCTCTCCAGAGGTGGCCACTCGCAGTGCTCATGGCCTGGAATCAGATGTCTGGTCACTGGGATGCATGTTCTACGCCTTTTTGATGGGTTACCCTCCGTTTGACACAGACACAGTAAAGCATACTTTGTCTAAAGTTGTTCTTGGGGAGTATGAGATGCCTACCCATGTATCTCATGAGGCTCAGGACCTTATTCATCAGTTGCTGCAGAAAGACCCCACCCAGCGGCCCAGCCTGTCTGCGGTGCTGGACCACCCATTCATGACTCAGAACCTGCTGCTCAGGACTAAAGAGCTGGGGCTGGGGGATGATGGGTCCATAGACAGCGGGATCGCCACTATATCCACAGCTTGCACTTCCTCTACATCAGCTAGCAGCAGCACCCGTCTCCAGAGGCGAACCAAGCACATGATTGGCTCAGCTCTGCCCAATCGCATGACTCATGTTCCAAGTCTTCCACGACAACTCAGCAGTGCCTGCTTTGAGGATGGTGAGCAGTGGCATCAGCAGCATCCACAGGACAGATTTCACAGAGAGGGCAGGAGCAGGGAAGCCCCTGCTGGAGAAAGTGGCTTGCCTCACTCTCGCTTCCTGAGGAGGGCACACTCGTCAGATCGCTGCAGTTCTGCTGCTCCAGGACAAATTTCATCTCACACTGAGCTGGGGAGATGCCATTCAGAGGAGACCCTGGCTGAAGTAGGACGGCCAGTCTTCCCTATGTCCTTCACTCAACACCCATTTACAGAGCATGGCAAGCTGCCCTCTCCTCCTGTCAAACAGTCTGCAAG TTCTGGGAATTTAGCAGCAGAGAGGACACATCCACCAAACTTAAAAATTCCGGACTTGGAAGGAGTTTCTAATTGGCTCAACAATGAAG AAGTCACCCAGCTGAAGGGATTTTCTCTCTCAGGTTCAGGACAGAGGCCCACAGAGAGCAGCACTCACAGCAGCGGCAGCAGCTTCCACAGCGGCAGAGGACCTTTAGGGGTTCACAACTCGTGGACAGACAAGCCGATGGGCAGAGGTGTAAACCTTTACCACAGCCAGCATCTCCTGCACCACCAGTTTCCCTCCAACCCTGACTCATACAGGGAGAACATACCAGGAGCAGAATTCCAGCCTCCTCACAACAGAGATTCAAAACTCCTGTCATCTAAAACCAGCACCGACAAGCCGCAGAAAACCCTGAGAGACATAGTCCCGCCTCTGTGTGCATCCAGACTGAAGCCTATCAGACAGAAGACCAAAAACGCAGTT GTGAGCATCTTGGACACAGGTGAAGTGTGCATGGAGTTGTTAAAAAACCAAAATGGTCAAGAAAGAGTCAAAGAAGTCCTACGGATTTCCTGTGATGGATCAATG GTAACAATTTACCAGCCTAATGATGGAAAAGGTTTTCCTGTGCTAGACTGTCCCCCTGCTCCTCCAGAAGATATTCTGATCTGCAGCTTTGAGGACCTTCCAG agaAATACTGGAAGAAGTATCAGTATGCCTCCAAGTTTGTGCAGCTTGTGAAATCCAAGACTCCTAAAGTGACCCTTTACACCAAGTATGCTAAAGTTATGCTCATGGAGAACTCTCCCAATGCAGACcttgaagtttgtttttatgatg GAGCAAAAACTCACAAGACATCAGAGCTGGTGCGTGTGGAGAAGAGCGGGAAATCATATACTGTGAAGGGGGAGGTGGGGCTGAGCGGCCTGAGCCCAGAGAGCAGGCTGTATGTGGAGCTGTCAAATGAGGGCCATAACATGTGTCTGTCGCTGGAGGCTGCCATTGCAGCAGAGGAGCAGCGCAGCACCAAGAAAGTTCCTTTCTTCCCCATAACTATTGGCAG gcgACCTGCCACTTCAGACTCCCCCTCCTTATCGTCCACGCCCTCACAGCAG ATGATTTCCTACAATGGGTCTGATTTCACCTCAGCCAGTCTGAGTAAGAAATGCTCTCCGGTGCGACAGGACCTGGTTCAGACTTCAGGAAAGGTGGTTAAGTCGATATTTGTGCCCAATGTTGGATGGGCATCCCAG CTGACAAATGGAGAGGTGTGGGTGCAGTTCAATGATGGGTCTCAGCTGGTGGTTCAGGCTGGAGTTTCCTGCATCACCTACACATCTCCAGACGGAAGGATCACCAG GTATAAGGAGAACGAGAAGTTGCCAGAACACGTCAAGGAAAAGCTGCACTGTCTCTCAACCATTCTTGGATTGTTGGCAAACCCAACAACACATCACTTACAAACTCATTAA
- the plk4 gene encoding serine/threonine-protein kinase PLK4 isoform X1, giving the protein MSVSIGDKIEDFKVLTLLGKGSFACVYRAKSVKTGLEVAIKTIDKKAMHKAGMVQRVTNEVEIHCRLKHPSILELYNYFEDSNYVYLVLEMCHNGEMSRYLKERKMAFSEDEARHFMHQIVKGMLYLHTHGILHRDLTLSNLLLTSNMNIKIADFGLATQLKLPNEKHFTMCGTPNYISPEVATRSAHGLESDVWSLGCMFYAFLMGYPPFDTDTVKHTLSKVVLGEYEMPTHVSHEAQDLIHQLLQKDPTQRPSLSAVLDHPFMTQNLLLRTKELGLGDDGSIDSGIATISTACTSSTSASSSTRLQRRTKHMIGSALPNRMTHVPSLPRQLSSACFEDGEQWHQQHPQDRFHREGRSREAPAGESGLPHSRFLRRAHSSDRCSSAAPGQISSHTELGRCHSEETLAEVGRPVFPMSFTQHPFTEHGKLPSPPVKQSASSGNLAAERTHPPNLKIPDLEGVSNWLNNEEVTQLKGFSLSGSGQRPTESSTHSSGSSFHSGRGPLGVHNSWTDKPMGRGVNLYHSQHLLHHQFPSNPDSYRENIPGAEFQPPHNRDSKLLSSKTSTDKPQKTLRDIVPPLCASRLKPIRQKTKNAVVSILDTGEVCMELLKNQNGQERVKEVLRISCDGSMVTIYQPNDGKGFPVLDCPPAPPEDILICSFEDLPEKYWKKYQYASKFVQLVKSKTPKVTLYTKYAKVMLMENSPNADLEVCFYDGAKTHKTSELVRVEKSGKSYTVKGEVGLSGLSPESRLYVELSNEGHNMCLSLEAAIAAEEQRSTKKVPFFPITIGRRPATSDSPSLSSTPSQQVPPDAASPPQITPSMISYNGSDFTSASLSKKCSPVRQDLVQTSGKVVKSIFVPNVGWASQLTNGEVWVQFNDGSQLVVQAGVSCITYTSPDGRITRYKENEKLPEHVKEKLHCLSTILGLLANPTTHHLQTH; this is encoded by the exons ATGAGTGTTTCAATCGGCGACAAAATTGAG GATTTTAAGGTTCTCACCCTCCTTGGTAAAGGCTCCTTTGCATGTGTTTACCGGGCCAAATCGGTCAAGACTGGCTTGGAGGTTGCTATCAAAACG ATAGACAAAAAAGCAATGCATAAAGCTGGGATGGTCCAGCGAGTGACAAACGAGGTGGAGATTCACTGCCGGCTGAAACATCCTTCAATCCTTGAG CTCTACAACTACTTTGAGGACAGCAATTATGTATATTTGGTGCTGGAGATGTGCCACAATGGAGAGATGAGTCGGTATCTTAAAGAACGAAAGATGGCGTTCTCTGAGGATGAAG CAAGACATTTCATGCATCAAATAGTGAAAGGAATGCTGTATTTACATACTCATGGCATCTTGCACCGAGATCTGACTTTGTCAAATCTCCTGCTGACCAGCAACATGAACATTAAGATTGCAGACTTTGGCCTGGCCACTCAGCTCAAACTACCAAATGAAAAGCACTTCACCATGTGTGGGACACCCAACTACATCTCTCCAGAGGTGGCCACTCGCAGTGCTCATGGCCTGGAATCAGATGTCTGGTCACTGGGATGCATGTTCTACGCCTTTTTGATGGGTTACCCTCCGTTTGACACAGACACAGTAAAGCATACTTTGTCTAAAGTTGTTCTTGGGGAGTATGAGATGCCTACCCATGTATCTCATGAGGCTCAGGACCTTATTCATCAGTTGCTGCAGAAAGACCCCACCCAGCGGCCCAGCCTGTCTGCGGTGCTGGACCACCCATTCATGACTCAGAACCTGCTGCTCAGGACTAAAGAGCTGGGGCTGGGGGATGATGGGTCCATAGACAGCGGGATCGCCACTATATCCACAGCTTGCACTTCCTCTACATCAGCTAGCAGCAGCACCCGTCTCCAGAGGCGAACCAAGCACATGATTGGCTCAGCTCTGCCCAATCGCATGACTCATGTTCCAAGTCTTCCACGACAACTCAGCAGTGCCTGCTTTGAGGATGGTGAGCAGTGGCATCAGCAGCATCCACAGGACAGATTTCACAGAGAGGGCAGGAGCAGGGAAGCCCCTGCTGGAGAAAGTGGCTTGCCTCACTCTCGCTTCCTGAGGAGGGCACACTCGTCAGATCGCTGCAGTTCTGCTGCTCCAGGACAAATTTCATCTCACACTGAGCTGGGGAGATGCCATTCAGAGGAGACCCTGGCTGAAGTAGGACGGCCAGTCTTCCCTATGTCCTTCACTCAACACCCATTTACAGAGCATGGCAAGCTGCCCTCTCCTCCTGTCAAACAGTCTGCAAG TTCTGGGAATTTAGCAGCAGAGAGGACACATCCACCAAACTTAAAAATTCCGGACTTGGAAGGAGTTTCTAATTGGCTCAACAATGAAG AAGTCACCCAGCTGAAGGGATTTTCTCTCTCAGGTTCAGGACAGAGGCCCACAGAGAGCAGCACTCACAGCAGCGGCAGCAGCTTCCACAGCGGCAGAGGACCTTTAGGGGTTCACAACTCGTGGACAGACAAGCCGATGGGCAGAGGTGTAAACCTTTACCACAGCCAGCATCTCCTGCACCACCAGTTTCCCTCCAACCCTGACTCATACAGGGAGAACATACCAGGAGCAGAATTCCAGCCTCCTCACAACAGAGATTCAAAACTCCTGTCATCTAAAACCAGCACCGACAAGCCGCAGAAAACCCTGAGAGACATAGTCCCGCCTCTGTGTGCATCCAGACTGAAGCCTATCAGACAGAAGACCAAAAACGCAGTT GTGAGCATCTTGGACACAGGTGAAGTGTGCATGGAGTTGTTAAAAAACCAAAATGGTCAAGAAAGAGTCAAAGAAGTCCTACGGATTTCCTGTGATGGATCAATG GTAACAATTTACCAGCCTAATGATGGAAAAGGTTTTCCTGTGCTAGACTGTCCCCCTGCTCCTCCAGAAGATATTCTGATCTGCAGCTTTGAGGACCTTCCAG agaAATACTGGAAGAAGTATCAGTATGCCTCCAAGTTTGTGCAGCTTGTGAAATCCAAGACTCCTAAAGTGACCCTTTACACCAAGTATGCTAAAGTTATGCTCATGGAGAACTCTCCCAATGCAGACcttgaagtttgtttttatgatg GAGCAAAAACTCACAAGACATCAGAGCTGGTGCGTGTGGAGAAGAGCGGGAAATCATATACTGTGAAGGGGGAGGTGGGGCTGAGCGGCCTGAGCCCAGAGAGCAGGCTGTATGTGGAGCTGTCAAATGAGGGCCATAACATGTGTCTGTCGCTGGAGGCTGCCATTGCAGCAGAGGAGCAGCGCAGCACCAAGAAAGTTCCTTTCTTCCCCATAACTATTGGCAG gcgACCTGCCACTTCAGACTCCCCCTCCTTATCGTCCACGCCCTCACAGCAGGTACCTCCTGAtgcagcttctcctccacaaATCACTCCCTCA ATGATTTCCTACAATGGGTCTGATTTCACCTCAGCCAGTCTGAGTAAGAAATGCTCTCCGGTGCGACAGGACCTGGTTCAGACTTCAGGAAAGGTGGTTAAGTCGATATTTGTGCCCAATGTTGGATGGGCATCCCAG CTGACAAATGGAGAGGTGTGGGTGCAGTTCAATGATGGGTCTCAGCTGGTGGTTCAGGCTGGAGTTTCCTGCATCACCTACACATCTCCAGACGGAAGGATCACCAG GTATAAGGAGAACGAGAAGTTGCCAGAACACGTCAAGGAAAAGCTGCACTGTCTCTCAACCATTCTTGGATTGTTGGCAAACCCAACAACACATCACTTACAAACTCATTAA
- the plk4 gene encoding serine/threonine-protein kinase PLK4 isoform X2, translating to MSVSIGDKIEDFKVLTLLGKGSFACVYRAKSVKTGLEVAIKTIDKKAMHKAGMVQRVTNEVEIHCRLKHPSILELYNYFEDSNYVYLVLEMCHNGEMSRYLKERKMAFSEDEARHFMHQIVKGMLYLHTHGILHRDLTLSNLLLTSNMNIKIADFGLATQLKLPNEKHFTMCGTPNYISPEVATRSAHGLESDVWSLGCMFYAFLMGYPPFDTDTVKHTLSKVVLGEYEMPTHVSHEAQDLIHQLLQKDPTQRPSLSAVLDHPFMTQNLLLRTKELGLGDDGSIDSGIATISTACTSSTSASSSTRLQRRTKHMIGSALPNRMTHVPSLPRQLSSACFEDGEQWHQQHPQDRFHREGRSREAPAGESGLPHSRFLRRAHSSDRCSSAAPGQISSHTELGRCHSEETLAEVGRPVFPMSFTQHPFTEHGKLPSPPVKQSASSGNLAAERTHPPNLKIPDLEGVSNWLNNEGSGQRPTESSTHSSGSSFHSGRGPLGVHNSWTDKPMGRGVNLYHSQHLLHHQFPSNPDSYRENIPGAEFQPPHNRDSKLLSSKTSTDKPQKTLRDIVPPLCASRLKPIRQKTKNAVVSILDTGEVCMELLKNQNGQERVKEVLRISCDGSMVTIYQPNDGKGFPVLDCPPAPPEDILICSFEDLPEKYWKKYQYASKFVQLVKSKTPKVTLYTKYAKVMLMENSPNADLEVCFYDGAKTHKTSELVRVEKSGKSYTVKGEVGLSGLSPESRLYVELSNEGHNMCLSLEAAIAAEEQRSTKKVPFFPITIGRRPATSDSPSLSSTPSQQVPPDAASPPQITPSMISYNGSDFTSASLSKKCSPVRQDLVQTSGKVVKSIFVPNVGWASQLTNGEVWVQFNDGSQLVVQAGVSCITYTSPDGRITRYKENEKLPEHVKEKLHCLSTILGLLANPTTHHLQTH from the exons ATGAGTGTTTCAATCGGCGACAAAATTGAG GATTTTAAGGTTCTCACCCTCCTTGGTAAAGGCTCCTTTGCATGTGTTTACCGGGCCAAATCGGTCAAGACTGGCTTGGAGGTTGCTATCAAAACG ATAGACAAAAAAGCAATGCATAAAGCTGGGATGGTCCAGCGAGTGACAAACGAGGTGGAGATTCACTGCCGGCTGAAACATCCTTCAATCCTTGAG CTCTACAACTACTTTGAGGACAGCAATTATGTATATTTGGTGCTGGAGATGTGCCACAATGGAGAGATGAGTCGGTATCTTAAAGAACGAAAGATGGCGTTCTCTGAGGATGAAG CAAGACATTTCATGCATCAAATAGTGAAAGGAATGCTGTATTTACATACTCATGGCATCTTGCACCGAGATCTGACTTTGTCAAATCTCCTGCTGACCAGCAACATGAACATTAAGATTGCAGACTTTGGCCTGGCCACTCAGCTCAAACTACCAAATGAAAAGCACTTCACCATGTGTGGGACACCCAACTACATCTCTCCAGAGGTGGCCACTCGCAGTGCTCATGGCCTGGAATCAGATGTCTGGTCACTGGGATGCATGTTCTACGCCTTTTTGATGGGTTACCCTCCGTTTGACACAGACACAGTAAAGCATACTTTGTCTAAAGTTGTTCTTGGGGAGTATGAGATGCCTACCCATGTATCTCATGAGGCTCAGGACCTTATTCATCAGTTGCTGCAGAAAGACCCCACCCAGCGGCCCAGCCTGTCTGCGGTGCTGGACCACCCATTCATGACTCAGAACCTGCTGCTCAGGACTAAAGAGCTGGGGCTGGGGGATGATGGGTCCATAGACAGCGGGATCGCCACTATATCCACAGCTTGCACTTCCTCTACATCAGCTAGCAGCAGCACCCGTCTCCAGAGGCGAACCAAGCACATGATTGGCTCAGCTCTGCCCAATCGCATGACTCATGTTCCAAGTCTTCCACGACAACTCAGCAGTGCCTGCTTTGAGGATGGTGAGCAGTGGCATCAGCAGCATCCACAGGACAGATTTCACAGAGAGGGCAGGAGCAGGGAAGCCCCTGCTGGAGAAAGTGGCTTGCCTCACTCTCGCTTCCTGAGGAGGGCACACTCGTCAGATCGCTGCAGTTCTGCTGCTCCAGGACAAATTTCATCTCACACTGAGCTGGGGAGATGCCATTCAGAGGAGACCCTGGCTGAAGTAGGACGGCCAGTCTTCCCTATGTCCTTCACTCAACACCCATTTACAGAGCATGGCAAGCTGCCCTCTCCTCCTGTCAAACAGTCTGCAAG TTCTGGGAATTTAGCAGCAGAGAGGACACATCCACCAAACTTAAAAATTCCGGACTTGGAAGGAGTTTCTAATTGGCTCAACAATGAAG GTTCAGGACAGAGGCCCACAGAGAGCAGCACTCACAGCAGCGGCAGCAGCTTCCACAGCGGCAGAGGACCTTTAGGGGTTCACAACTCGTGGACAGACAAGCCGATGGGCAGAGGTGTAAACCTTTACCACAGCCAGCATCTCCTGCACCACCAGTTTCCCTCCAACCCTGACTCATACAGGGAGAACATACCAGGAGCAGAATTCCAGCCTCCTCACAACAGAGATTCAAAACTCCTGTCATCTAAAACCAGCACCGACAAGCCGCAGAAAACCCTGAGAGACATAGTCCCGCCTCTGTGTGCATCCAGACTGAAGCCTATCAGACAGAAGACCAAAAACGCAGTT GTGAGCATCTTGGACACAGGTGAAGTGTGCATGGAGTTGTTAAAAAACCAAAATGGTCAAGAAAGAGTCAAAGAAGTCCTACGGATTTCCTGTGATGGATCAATG GTAACAATTTACCAGCCTAATGATGGAAAAGGTTTTCCTGTGCTAGACTGTCCCCCTGCTCCTCCAGAAGATATTCTGATCTGCAGCTTTGAGGACCTTCCAG agaAATACTGGAAGAAGTATCAGTATGCCTCCAAGTTTGTGCAGCTTGTGAAATCCAAGACTCCTAAAGTGACCCTTTACACCAAGTATGCTAAAGTTATGCTCATGGAGAACTCTCCCAATGCAGACcttgaagtttgtttttatgatg GAGCAAAAACTCACAAGACATCAGAGCTGGTGCGTGTGGAGAAGAGCGGGAAATCATATACTGTGAAGGGGGAGGTGGGGCTGAGCGGCCTGAGCCCAGAGAGCAGGCTGTATGTGGAGCTGTCAAATGAGGGCCATAACATGTGTCTGTCGCTGGAGGCTGCCATTGCAGCAGAGGAGCAGCGCAGCACCAAGAAAGTTCCTTTCTTCCCCATAACTATTGGCAG gcgACCTGCCACTTCAGACTCCCCCTCCTTATCGTCCACGCCCTCACAGCAGGTACCTCCTGAtgcagcttctcctccacaaATCACTCCCTCA ATGATTTCCTACAATGGGTCTGATTTCACCTCAGCCAGTCTGAGTAAGAAATGCTCTCCGGTGCGACAGGACCTGGTTCAGACTTCAGGAAAGGTGGTTAAGTCGATATTTGTGCCCAATGTTGGATGGGCATCCCAG CTGACAAATGGAGAGGTGTGGGTGCAGTTCAATGATGGGTCTCAGCTGGTGGTTCAGGCTGGAGTTTCCTGCATCACCTACACATCTCCAGACGGAAGGATCACCAG GTATAAGGAGAACGAGAAGTTGCCAGAACACGTCAAGGAAAAGCTGCACTGTCTCTCAACCATTCTTGGATTGTTGGCAAACCCAACAACACATCACTTACAAACTCATTAA